The genomic interval TGATTCTCCAGCGCACCGACGCCCGCCTCGTGGACGTCGCGCACGACCTCCCCCGGCAGGACGTGCGCGCGGCCGCGTTCTGGCTCCGCGAGGTCGTTCCGCACTACCCGCCCGCGGTTCACCTCGTCGTCGTGGATCCCGGCGTCGGCACCGACCGCGCCGCCGTCGTCGTGCGCGTCGGCGAGCACGCGTTCGTCGCGCCCGACAACGGCGTCGTCCGCCCCGCCGCCCGCGCGCTCGACGGCGACGTCGAGGTGTTCGAAATCGACGACGGCGACGCGGCGAGTTCGACGTTCCACGGCCGCGACGTGTTCGCGCCCGCCGCCGCCGACGTACACGAAGCCGGCGTGGAGAACATCGAGGCCGTACCGGGTATCACGCCCGCCGCGGACTGCGTCGACCTCGCGCTCCCCGACGCGACCGTGGAGGGCGACGTGGCGCGCGGCGAGGTGCTGGTCGTGGACGACTTCGGGAACGCCATCACGAACATCCCCGGCGAGTTCGTCGCGGACGCCACTAGCGTGTTCGTGAACGGCGAACGCGCGCCCGTCGAACCGTCGTACGCGCACGTCGGGGTCGGCGAGCGACTGGTGACGGTAGCGAGCCACGAGAACGTCGAACTCGCCGTGAATCAGGGCCGGGGCGCGGACGCGTTCGGCGTCCAGCCCGGAGACAGCGTGGAGGTAACGCGTTAAGTCGCGGTTTCGGCTTCGGTTTCGGCGTCGTCGGGGATCGTGGTGAGGGAGTAGAGGCTCTGGCGAGCGTCGGCGAAGTAGATGTCTTCGTCGACGACGTCGCGGTTTTCGAGGCGTTCGAGCGCGTACCGAACGGTGCGCGCGGACAGCATCGACTCCTCCACGATTCCCTTCTGGGTTTTCGGGCCGTCGTATTCGAGAACCTTGTAGACGAGTTTCGCGCTCGGCGGGAGGTCTTCGAGGACGTCCTCTGCTGCATCCATCGTTACGAATCGAAACATCCCGGACGACCATAAATCTGCGGGAACTCTTCTCGTGGGGTGGTGTGTCAGGGGCGGTCGTACGACAAGCGAACTGCTTTTGAGCGTCCCGCGCGCAGTCCCGGGTATGTCGACCGAGACAGCGCCCCGAATGGACGCTCACCGCCGCGGCGTGGCCGTGACCACGGTCGCCTGCCTCACCGGCGTGGCGGCGGGCGTCCTGTCGAGCGCGCTCGCGACCGGTGCGACGGACACCACCGGCCTCGGGCTCGCCATCGTCGCGATGCTCGTCAACCTCGGGGTGCTCCGCGTGGTCGGCGTGAACGTCAACGAATTCGGCGCGAAAGACCACCTCTACACCGCGTTCATGACGTTCGCGCTCTGGTTCATCACGTGGGGCATCCTCCTCACTGAATCGGTGAGCCTGTAGGATGGCCCAGGACAGCATCGCGGTCGTGGACCTCGACAGGTGCTCCCCCGACCGCTGTAACTACGAGTGCTCGAACTACTGTCCGCCGAACCGAACCGGGAAGGAGTGCATCACGCTCCGCGGCGAGGACGCCGAGACCGGCGGCCCCGACCAGGTGCAGATTTCGGAGGAGATCTGTCTCGGCGAGACCTGCGGTATCTGCGTCGAGAAGTGCCCGTTCGACGCCATCGAAATCATCAACCTCCCGCAGGAGTTGGAAGACCGCGCCACCCACCGGTACGGCGACAACGCGTTCGCGCTCTACGGCCTCCCCATCCCCGAGAAGGGAAAGGTGACGGGCCTGCTCGGCCCGAACGGCATCGGGAAGTCCACGGCGGTGAAGGCGCTCGCGGGTGAAATCACGCCGAACCTCGGGCGCGTCGAGGACGAACCCGGCTGGGACGAGGTCATCGAACACTACCGCGGCACCGAACTCCAGGACTACCTGAAGGGCGTGCGGGACGGCGACATCAACGTCGCGCGCAAACCCCAGTACGTCGACCAGATTCCGGAGACGTTCGACGGGAACACGCGCGAACTCCTCGAACGCGCGGACGAGCGCGGCGTGCTCGACGAGCTCGCGGAACGCCTCTCCATCACGCCCGTGCTCGACCAGGAGATAGACTCGCTCTCCGGCGGCGAACTCCAGCGGGTCGCGCTCGCGGCGACGCTCGCGCGGGACGCGGACTTCTACTTCGTGGACGAGCTCACGCCCTACCTCGACATCGGCCAGCGCGTCACCGCCGCGCGGCTCGTCCGCGAACTCGCCGAGGAGGAGGACAAGGCCGTGCTCGTCGTCGAACACGACCTCGCGGTGCTCGACCTGCTCGCGGACAGCCTCCACGTCGCGTACGGAGAGCCGTCCGTGTACGGCGTCGTCACCGACCCGAAATCCGTGCGGAACGGCATCAACGAATATCTCAGGGGATACCTCGACAACGAGAACATGCGGATTCGCCCCGAAGC from Salarchaeum japonicum carries:
- a CDS encoding SAM hydrolase/SAM-dependent halogenase family protein, with translation MITLTSDFGTPYPAAMKGVILQRTDARLVDVAHDLPRQDVRAAAFWLREVVPHYPPAVHLVVVDPGVGTDRAAVVVRVGEHAFVAPDNGVVRPAARALDGDVEVFEIDDGDAASSTFHGRDVFAPAAADVHEAGVENIEAVPGITPAADCVDLALPDATVEGDVARGEVLVVDDFGNAITNIPGEFVADATSVFVNGERAPVEPSYAHVGVGERLVTVASHENVELAVNQGRGADAFGVQPGDSVEVTR
- a CDS encoding ribosome biogenesis/translation initiation ATPase RLI, which translates into the protein MAQDSIAVVDLDRCSPDRCNYECSNYCPPNRTGKECITLRGEDAETGGPDQVQISEEICLGETCGICVEKCPFDAIEIINLPQELEDRATHRYGDNAFALYGLPIPEKGKVTGLLGPNGIGKSTAVKALAGEITPNLGRVEDEPGWDEVIEHYRGTELQDYLKGVRDGDINVARKPQYVDQIPETFDGNTRELLERADERGVLDELAERLSITPVLDQEIDSLSGGELQRVALAATLARDADFYFVDELTPYLDIGQRVTAARLVRELAEEEDKAVLVVEHDLAVLDLLADSLHVAYGEPSVYGVVTDPKSVRNGINEYLRGYLDNENMRIRPEAIEFEEHAPRPVTEAETLVDYPSMAKSYGESEFSLDVEGGEIRKNEVLGVVGPNGIGKSTFAKLLAGRTEPTTVKGEDTDLDLDLDIAYKPQYVEADQHMRVDAFLSSITDEFGTSYWNTEIAQPLQLDRIMEQNLADLSGGERQRVAIAATLSRDADLYLLDEPSAHLDVEQRVLATRAIRRYAENHESTVMVIDHDIYMIDLVSDRLMVFDGEPAHHGRASPAQEMRAGMNEFLANLDITFRRDENLGRPRINKPGSQLDKQQKRDGEYYYTQ
- a CDS encoding ArsR family transcriptional regulator, which gives rise to MFRFVTMDAAEDVLEDLPPSAKLVYKVLEYDGPKTQKGIVEESMLSARTVRYALERLENRDVVDEDIYFADARQSLYSLTTIPDDAETEAETAT
- a CDS encoding EMC6-like membrane protein, whose product is MSTETAPRMDAHRRGVAVTTVACLTGVAAGVLSSALATGATDTTGLGLAIVAMLVNLGVLRVVGVNVNEFGAKDHLYTAFMTFALWFITWGILLTESVSL